The following are encoded together in the Daucus carota subsp. sativus chromosome 5, DH1 v3.0, whole genome shotgun sequence genome:
- the LOC108220575 gene encoding uncharacterized protein LOC108220575 yields MGNTSSMLTQYDIEEVQEHCNHTFSLQEIASLYQRFCQLDRNGGGFISAEEFLSVPEFAVNPLSQRLFRMVDGLNFKEFVAFLSAFSSRATLQQKVEFIFKVYDLDGNGKVAFNDMLDVLRDLTGQFISEQQREQVLTHVLEEAGYKKDSFLGLADFMKILGNSGLKMEVEVPVD; encoded by the exons ATGGGAAACACCTCCTCGATGCTCACTCAATATGACATTGAAGAAGTCCAAGAACACTGCAATCACACCT TTTCTTTGCAAGAGATAGCATCATTGTATCAGAGGTTTTGTCAGCTGGATCGCAACGGGGGTGGCTTTATTTCTGCTGAGGAGTTCCTCTCCGTCCCCGAATTCGCTGTCAATCCCCTCTCTCAG AGATTGTTCCGCATGGTGGATGGACTGAATTTTAAAGAGTTTGTTGCTTTCTTGTCTGCATTTAGTTCCCGGGCAACCCTGCAACAAAAAGTGGAAT TCATTTTTAAGGTTTATGATTTGGATGGCAATGGAAAGGTTGCATTCAACGATATGTTGGATGTTTTGCGGGATTTGACAGGGCAATTTATTTCTGAACAACAAAGGGAG CAAGTTCTGACTCATGTTTTAGAAGAAGCAGGCTACAAAAAGGATTCTTTCCTGGGTTTAGCTGACTTCATGAAG ATACTTGGAAATTCCGGACTGAAGATGGAAGTTGAGGTTCCAGTAGATTAA
- the LOC108222682 gene encoding uncharacterized protein LOC108222682 — protein sequence MSELKVAALKEALAAQQVLLKKLYNDLDVEREASSTAASEALSMILRLQDEKAAVKMEAEQYKRLAEEKMSYAEETMEIFKDLVYQKEMEISALDFQVQAYRNKLLDIGFDDSGDGEIDFPENNLRRSEASSCSSVGDLASLVPTPRLPFIKTVHEIKGSESPEDDLILQGVEKQLDHNSELEKQNIFGSGNINSYWEQIRKLDDRVREITGEPNTRLQSPSPSPQLSRSESCATIKRTIAKECDHLKHPLGKEVCMNSHSSTIIYDVFEVPQPTENFCRGEDLLIKEGKAPLQDNGKGAKQHFISSKAYRQFLKGQDDCSDKGLISEHRELNLSPPPERESIDTPLKIVQSTGACRDKIQQANNLAVISEIQSQTLRHECTDVARVELHLLNEIQKQLNVIHSEIKSLKPRKSSSLENLRVHCLEEELLHFWL from the exons ATGTCAGAATTAAAAGTTGCAGCTCTGAAAGAGGCACTTGCTGCTCAACAAGTACTTCTAAAAAAACTTTACAATGACTTGGATGTAGAACGAGAAGCTTCTTCTACTGCTGCAAGTGAAGCTTTATCTATGATACTACGTCTTCAAGATGAAAAGGCTGCAGTGAAAATGGAAGCAGAGCAATATAAAAGATTGGCTGAGGAAAAGATGTCATATGCGGAAGAGACTATGGAAATTTTTAAAGATCTTGTATATCAGAAAGAAATGGAGATTTCAGCGTTAGATTTCCAAGTGCAGGCTTATAGGAACAAACTATTAGACATTGGATTTGATGATTCAGGAGACGGTGAGATAGATTTTCCTGAGAATAATTTGCGAAGGAGTGAGGCTAGTAGTTGCAGTTCAGTCGGGGATCTTGCCTCTCTAGTTCCCACACCGAGACTTCCATTTATCAAGACAGTTCATGAGATAAAGGGATCAGAAAGTCCTGAGGATGATTTGATCTTACAGGGAGTAGAGAAACAATTAGACCATAATTCAGAATTAGAAAAACAGAATATTTTTGGTTCTGGAAACATTAATTCCTACTGGGAACAAATTAGGAAGTTGGATGACCGAGTGAGAGAGATAACAGGAGAGCCAAATACTAGACTGCAGTCACCCTCACCCTCACCGCAACTGAGCAGAAGCGAGTCATGTGCTACCATCAAAAGAACTATAGCTAAAGAATGTGATCACCTCAAGCACCCTTTGGGAAAAGAAGTTTGTATGAATTCCCATTCATCTACCATCATCTATGATGTTTTTGAAGTCCCACAACCTACTGAGAATTTTTGTAGAGGCGAGGATCTGTTAATAAAAGAGGGAAAGGCGCCTTTGCAAGATAATGGAAAGGGTGCAAAACAACACTTCATTTCCAGTAAAGCATATAGGCAATTTCTCAAAGGTCAAGATGACTGTTCAGATAAAGGGCTTATATCCGAACACCGAGAGCTAAACCTAAGTCCGCCACCTGAAAGAGAATCCATAGATACTCCATTAAAGATTGTGCAGTCCACTGGTGCATGCAGAGACAAGATACAGCAAGCTAATAATTTGGCAGTTATATCTGAGATTCAGAGTCAAACTTTAAGACATGAATGTACTGATGTTGCGAGAGTGGAGTTACACTTGTTGAATGAAATCCAGAAGCAACTAAATGTGATTCATTCTGAGATAAAAAGCCTGAAACCTAGAAAGTCTTCTTCACTGGAGAATCTGCGTGTTCATTGTCTTGAAGAG GAACTGCTGCATTTTTGGCTCTGA
- the LOC108222951 gene encoding putative leucine-rich repeat receptor-like serine/threonine-protein kinase At2g24130 — protein sequence MYMHMESYCMFNSLFLFMAFFIVSGEVNSSQILNDEASLLSFKSRVVYDPNNSLENWNSSKFQVCNWSGIGCNVNKTRVLSLDLSGLSLRGTISPAISKLSYLKILDLSKNFFEGHIPAEIGSLFHLKELSLSTNLLEGTIPRELGSLGDLVYLDLGSNRLSGEIPKSLLCNATSSLEYLDLSNNSISGEIRMNNQCQLRQLRFLLLWSNQLVGQVPPALSNSSKLEWLDLESNALHGNLPSEIVQKMPLLQFLYLSYNNFSSHNGNTNLSTFFSYLMNSSNLQELELAGNNLGGEIPSIIGDLPTCLVQLHLENNLIFGSIPPDISKLFNLTLLNLSGNLITGSIPRELCQMKRLERLYLSNNKLSGDIPSAFGDIPHLGLLDLSRNRLSGSIPDSFANLTQVRSLLLYENQLSGTIPPSLGNCINLEKLDLSHNSISGVIPKEVAGLSSLKLYLNLSANNLHGPIPGELGKMDMVLAIDISSNKLSGTIPPQIGSCIALEYLNLSSNALESSLPESLGKLPYLIGLDLSSNNLSGELPESLQASSTLKEMKFSFNNFSGVVLNRGAFSGLPFDSFMGNPHICGSIKGMHSCSRKRIYGAIILPAVISSVFVILILGILGYRLALKLNFKRKLATSTCPEMLEEEHEGNEHKHPKISYEQLIEATGGFSNACVIGSGQFGHVYKGIFEDDTKIAVKVINTKTAGELSGKCFRRECQILKRTRHRNLIKIITTCSRPDFKAIVLPLMPNGSLENYLYPSCSWNHRLDLVQLVNICSDVAEGLAYLHHYSPVKVVHCDLKPSNILLDHDMTALVSDFGIAKLVKESDQGSVCANDSALCISTDGLLCGSLGYMAPEYGMGMQASTEGDVYSYGVLLLESVTGKRPTDSIFQEGSNLHEWVKSQYPCKIEPVLEQALLRYAPHGSVVPSNRLWCDVLLELIELGLMCTQYSPLIRPTMDDVAHEMARLKQYLSGPSEKSGSTKST from the exons ATGTATATGCATATGGAGTCTTATTGCATGTTCAACTCTCTTTTCTTGTTCATGGCATTCTTTATTGTGTCCGGAGAAGTTAATTCTTCTCAGATACTAAATGATGAAGCTTCACTTCTTTCGTTCAAATCCAGGGTCGTTTATGATCCAAACAATTCTCTTGAAAATTGGAATTCTTCCAAGTTTCAAGTATGCAACTGGTCAGGTATTGGCTGCAATGTCAATAAAACAAGAGTGTTAAGTCTTGACCTTAGTGGCCTTTCACTCAGAGGCACTATTTCACCAGCCATTTCCAAGCTTTCTTACTTGAAAATTCTTGATTTGTCCAAGAACTTCTTTGAAGGCCATATTCCAGCTGAGATTGGTTCACTTTTCCATCTCAAAGAGTTGAGCTTATCTACAAATCTTCTCGAAGGTACAATCCCCAGAGAGCTAGGTTCTCTTGGTGACTTGGTATATCTTGATTTAGGGAGTAACCGTCTCAGCGGTGAAATCCCAAAATCTCTTCTGTGTAATGCCACATCTTCTTTGGAATACTTGGACTTATCCAACAACTCTATCAGTGGCGAGATTCGTATGAACAATCAATGTCAGCTTAGACAGCTAAGGTTTCTTCTGCTTTGGTCCAATCAACTTGTAGGTCAAGTCCCTCCAGCTCTTTCAAACTCTTCAAAACTCGAATGGCTGGATTTGGAATCGAATGCATTACATGGAAACTTACCTTCTGAGATTGTACAGAAAATGCCATTGCTACAGTTCCTTTATTTATCATATAACAACTTCTCAAGTCACAATGGTAACACTAACCTCAGTACCTTTTTCTCCTATTTAATGAATTCCTCAAACTTGCAAGAACTTGAGTTGGCTGGCAATAATCTTGGTGGTGAGATACCTTCTATTATTGGTGATCTCCCAACTTGCCTTGTACAATTGCATCTCGAAAATAATCTCATTTTTGGCTCCATTCCTCCTGACATTTCTAAACTTTTCAACCTCACACTTCTAAACTTGTCTGGTAACCTTATAACCGGTTCAATCCCACGCGAACTGTGTCAAATGAAAAGACTTGAGAGGCTTTATCTGTCAAATAATAAGCTCTCTGGTGATATTCCATCTGCTTTTGGTGATATTCCTCACTTGGGCCTTCTTGATTTGTCAAGGAACCGACTTTCAGGTTCAATACCGGATAGTTTTGCAAATCTTACTCAGGTACGGAGTCTCTTGCTGTATGAGAACCAGCTATCAGGGACCATACCACCAAGCCTTGGAAATTGCATCAACTTAGAGAAACTAGACCTTTCTCATAACAGTATATCTGGGGTAATTCCAAAGGAAGTAGCCGGGCTGAGTAGCTTGAAGTTGTACTTGAACTTGTCTGCGAACAACTTGCATGGGCCAATACCAGGAGAGTTGGGTAAAATGGATATGGTTCTAGCAATTGACATTTCGTCAAACAAACTTTCTGGGACAATCCCTCCACAAATTGGAAGCTGCATTGCCCTAGAGTACCTTAATCTTTCGAGTAATGCCTTGGAAAGCTCTTTACCAGAATCACTTGGGAAACTCCCTTACCTTATAGGACTTGATTTGTCCTCTAATAACTTAAGTGGGGAGCTACCTGAATCTCTGCAGGCGTCTTCTACTCTGAAGGAAATGAAATTCTCCTTTAACAACTTCTCCGGGGTGGTACTAAATAGAGGGGCATTTTCAGGGCTGCCCTTTGATTCTTTTATGGGAAATCCCCATATTTGTGGCTCCATAAAAGGCATGCACAGCTGTTCAAGGAAGAGAATTTACGGTGCTATAATTTTGCCTGCTGTGATCAGTTCAGTTTTTGTCATTCTCATCTTGGGCATTTTGGGGTATCGTCTAGCActgaagttaaattttaaaagaaaattagcaACTTCCACCTGTCCAGAAATGcttgaagaagaacatgaaGGAAATGaacacaaacacccaaaaatCTCTTATGAGCAACTCATCGAAGCCACGGGTGGATTCAGCAATGCATGCGTAATTGGGTCAGGTCAATTTGGACATGTCTACAAGGGAATATTTGAAGATGACACAAAAATAGCGGTGAAAGTAATCAACACAAAAACAGCTGGGGAATTGTCTGGGAAGTGCTTTAGAAGAGAATGCCAAATTCTAAAGAGGACAAGACACAGGAATTTGATCAAGATCATCACAACATGCAGCAGGCCAGATTTCAAGGCTATTGTTCTACCACTTATGCCAAATGGTAGCCTTGAGAACTACTTGTATCCGAGCTGTTCGTGGAACCACAGATTGGACTTGGTTCAGTTAGTAAATATTTGCAGTGATGTAGCTGAAGGTTTGGCCTATCTGCATCATTACTCTCCGGTTAAAGTAGTCCACTGTGATCTTAAACCAAGCAACATTCTTCTAGACCATGACATGACAGCTTTGGTGAGTGATTTTGGCATCGCGAAACTGGTAAAAGAGAGTGATCAGGGCAGTGTCTGTGCCAATGATTCTGCTTTGTGTATCTCTACAGATGGATTGCTTTGTGGTTCCCTCGGTTATATGGCTCCCG AATATGGCATGGGCATGCAAGCTTCGACAGAAGGAGATGTTTACAGTTATGGAGTTCTCTTGTTAGAATCTGTGACAGGAAAGCGTCCTACAGACTCAATATTTCAAGAAGGATCAAATTTGCATGAATGGGTTAAGAGTCAATACCCTTGCAAGATTGAGCCAGTTCTTGAACAAGCTCTTCTAAGGTACGCGCCTCATGGTTCTGTGGTGCCTTCAAACAGACTATGGTGCGATGTGCTGTTGGAGTTGATCGAGTTAGGACTCATGTGCACTCAATACAGTCCGTTGATTAGGCCAACTATGGATGATGTGGCTCATGAAATGGCTCGGCTGAAGCAATATCTATCAGGTCCTTCAGAAAAATCTGGGTCTACGAAAAGTACATAA
- the LOC135152707 gene encoding vegetative cell wall protein gp1-like — protein MVGAPISASANQGSQKTDSSSGSGSAYATPNAALSTVKPSAPYAPAPAGYPTTQNPSPPTQANPTYSTTPTPTAQPYQQPNASMPYAAAPAATPYAAMPPSNNPGVAQFPHYTTQPPASQYAPNNPPNPAYPSPYPQNSASLYAPNNPPPPNPAYPSSYPPNSAAPYGPPNPTAPYQDPNAAAQYPPNSAPYHTNPNAPVPYPPNPAAPYPPNNTAAQYPPNSAPQYPPTPYPRPPDQSSAYPPQQPYNPAAQGYSAYPPAQAPTPYPPVSSPYPPSPFPGLAPPQASAPQNNPFPGLFQQPAGVYPPPPGAYPPPPY, from the exons ATGGTAGGAGCGCCAATTTCAGCTTCTGCTAATCAAG GTTCACAGAAGacggattcgtctagtggttcaGGATCGGCTTATGCAACACCGAATGCAGCGCTTTCGACTGTGAAACCCTCGGCTCCTTATGCACCTGCCCCGGCTGGTTACCCGACGACACAAAATCCGTCTCCTCCTACCCAAGCGAATCCTACTTATTCGACCACGCCAACGCCTACAGCACAGCCGTACCAGCAGCCTAATGCATCTATGCCTTATGCTGCAGCGCCTGCAGCCACACCTTATGCTGCAATGCCTCCCTCGAATAATCCAGGAGTAGCTCAGTTTCCACATTATACGACTCAGCCTCCTGCATCACAATACGCGCCTAATAACCCTCCTAATCCTGCTTATCCATCCCCGTATCCTCAAAATTCAGCATCACTATACGCGCCTAATAACCCCCCTCCTCCTAATCCTGCTTATCCGTCCTCGTATCCTCCAAACTCAGCAGCACCATACGGTCCTCCCAATCCCACAGCACCGTATCAGGACCCTAATGCAGCTGCACAGTATCCTCCTAATTCAGCACCGTACCACACTAATCCTAACGCGCCAGTGCCTTATCCTCCTAATCCAGCAGCACCTTACCCCCCTAATAACACGGCTGCACAATATCCTCCAAACTCAGCACCACAGTATCCTCCAACGCCTTACCCTCGTCCCCCTGATCAGTCATCTGCATATCCTCCGCAACAACCTTATAATCCTGCAGCTCAGGGCTACTCAGCGTACCCCCCTGCTCAGGCCCCGACTCCTTATCCACCAG tttCATCACCGTATCCACCAAGTCCATTTCCAGGACTCGCGCCACCACAAGCATCTGCGCCTCAGAACAATCCATTTCCAGGACTCTTTCAACAACCTGCAGGAGTTTATCCACCACCTCCCGGTGCTTATCCACCACCGCCATACTAG
- the LOC108222953 gene encoding low-temperature-induced cysteine proteinase: MKTSSNNLLLFLSLSFFISALASDMSIINYDQTHTNSLIRTDDEVMTMYNSWLVKHGKSYNALGEKETRFQIFKDNLRYIDNHNADPDRSYELGLNRFADLTNEEYRAKYLGTKSRESRPKLSKGPSDRYAPVEGEELPDSIDWREKGAVAAVKDQGSCGSCWAFSAIGAVEGINQITTGELITLSEQELVDCDRSYNEGCEGGLMDYAFNFIIKNGGIDSDLDYPYTGRDGTCNQNKKNAKVVTIDSYEDVPVYDEKALQKAAANQPISVAIEAGGMDFQLYVSGIFTGKCGTAVDHGVVVVGYGSEEGMDYWIVRNSWGAAWGEAGYLKMQRNVGKSSGLCGITIEPSYPVKNGDNPPNPGPTPPSPPSPSLPDNVCDAYTSCPAHTTCCCLYTFGKQCFYWGCCPLEAASCCDDGYSCCPHDYPVCHVYSGTCSMSTNSPLGVKALRRTPATPIRRLDNKGRKVSAS; this comes from the exons ATGAAGACATCCTCAAACAATCTGTTACTCTTCCTCTCCCTGTCCTTCTTTATCTCAGCCTTAGCTTCCGACATGTCTATCATCAACTACGACCAAACTCACACTAACAGCCTCATCAGGACCGACGATGAGGTCATGACCATGTACAATTCCTGGCTTGTCAAGCACGGCAAGTCATACAATGCCCTGGGGGAAAAGGAAACCAGGTTCCAGATTTTTAAGGATAATTTGCGCTACATTGACAACCATAACGCGGATCCTGACAGGAGCTATGAGCTTGGTCTGAACAGGTTTGCTGATCTCACGAATGAGGAGTACAGGGCCAAGTATTTGGGAACTAAGAGCAGAGAGTCCAGGCCTAAGTTGTCGAAAGGGCCGAGTGATCGGTATGCTCCGGTTGAGGGTGAGGAATTGCCTGATTCTATTGATTGGAGGGAGAAAGGTGCTGTGGCTGCTGTCAAAGATCAGGGCAGTTGTG GGAGTTGTTGGGCCTTCTCTGCGATTGGTGCGGTTGAAGGTATAAATCAGATAACTACTGGTGAGCTGATCACCCTGTCCGAACAAGAGCTGGTGGATTGCGACAGATCATACAATGAGGGTTGCGAAGGGGGGCTCATGgattatgcctttaacttcatCATCAAAAATGGTGGTATTGATTCTGACCTGGATTATCCATACACCGGCAGGGATGGTACCTGCAACCAAAACAAG AAAAACGCTAAGGTTGTGACCATTGATTCCTATGAAGATGTTCCAGTATACGATGAGAAGGCGCTGCAAAAGGCTGCAGCTAACCAGCCCATCAGCGTTGCCATTGAAGCAGGTGGCATGGATTTCCAATTATATGTTTCA GGCATATTTACCGGCAAGTGTGGGACAGCGGTGGATCATGGTGTGGTAGTTGTCGGGTATGGGAGTGAAGAAGGTATGGATTACTGGATAGTTAGGAATTCATGGGGTGCAGCATGGGGAGAAGCAGGTTACCTGAAGATGCAGCGCAATGTGGGCAAGTCATCAGGGCTATGTGGAATAACCATTGAACCATCTTATCCTGTTAAGAATGGCGATAACCCCCCAAATCCTGGTCCTACTCCTCCCTCCCCACCCTCCCCATCCCTCCCGGACAACGTCTGTGATGCTTACACCAGTTGCCCAGCCCACACCACTTGCTGCTGCTTGTACACCTTTGGGAAGCAATGTTTCTATTGGGGTTGCTGCCCGCTTGAGGCTGCTTCCTGCTGCGATGATGGCTATAGTTGCTGTCCACATGACTATCCTGTCTGCCATGTTTACTCTGGCACTTGCTCAATG AGCACCAACAGTCCTCTGGGAGTGAAGGCACTGAGACGCACTCCTGCCACACCTATCCGACGTCTTGACAACAAAGGAAGGAAGGTCAGTGCTTCGTGA